Proteins encoded in a region of the Deinococcus malanensis genome:
- the holA gene encoding DNA polymerase III subunit delta: protein MALLAFTGNRFLADETLRDSLRARGLNPRELPRLGGEDVTAEQLRPHLSPGLFGDGGVIVDLEGVKPDKALLELLTGAGVTVALLDEAPPATRVKLYEKHGEVIPSPAPSKPSDVTGWVVQRAKKAGLPLERDAAAYLGEVFGPDLAGIVGELNKLALLDGGLDRATVQRVVGREPPGDSFAMLGAATAGRPGEAVTQLRRLLASGEDPFKLMGAVIWQYSLVARCVALLQEEGRVTEAVAAQRLGVKPYPAKKALDVARRLNESRMRGHLGRILEADLGMKRGLDATMVLERLIVQLSV from the coding sequence GTGGCGCTGCTCGCATTTACCGGAAACCGTTTTCTGGCCGACGAAACCCTGCGTGACTCCCTGCGTGCCCGTGGCCTCAACCCCCGGGAACTGCCCCGACTGGGGGGCGAGGACGTCACTGCCGAGCAGCTGCGGCCACATCTCTCTCCAGGGCTTTTCGGTGATGGCGGCGTCATTGTCGACCTGGAGGGGGTCAAGCCCGACAAGGCGCTACTGGAACTGCTGACGGGCGCAGGGGTGACAGTAGCCCTGCTCGACGAGGCGCCGCCCGCCACCCGCGTCAAGCTGTACGAGAAACATGGCGAAGTCATTCCTTCCCCCGCGCCCAGCAAGCCCAGCGACGTGACCGGGTGGGTCGTGCAGCGTGCCAAGAAGGCCGGACTTCCACTGGAGCGCGACGCCGCCGCCTACCTGGGCGAGGTTTTCGGGCCTGACCTGGCAGGCATCGTGGGTGAGCTCAACAAACTGGCCCTGCTGGACGGCGGCCTGGACCGGGCCACCGTCCAGCGGGTCGTTGGCCGGGAACCGCCCGGCGACAGCTTTGCCATGCTGGGCGCCGCAACAGCGGGACGTCCCGGCGAAGCGGTCACGCAACTGCGCCGCCTGCTGGCCTCTGGAGAGGATCCCTTCAAGCTGATGGGCGCGGTGATCTGGCAGTACAGCCTGGTGGCCCGCTGCGTGGCCCTGCTGCAGGAAGAAGGCCGGGTGACCGAGGCCGTGGCCGCGCAGCGGCTAGGCGTCAAGCCGTACCCAGCCAAAAAGGCCCTGGATGTGGCCCGGCGGCTGAACGAAAGCCGTATGCGTGGACACCTGGGCCGCATCCTGGAGGCGGACCTGGGAATGAAGCGCGGCCTCGACGCCACCATGGTGCTGGAGAGGCTGATTGTGCAACTGAGTGTGTGA
- a CDS encoding serine/threonine-protein kinase has product MADVQIISAVQPLEDTVLVSRHGGVVAERARWQGQDVFVKTLESRDIATARRFEHEGAVASRLNHPQLAALLARSPTQLLFSWIEGCTLRERVEQGPLAVPEALRITAGVLRGLCELHMYGITHQDLKPENVIVAASRPEAAAVRLIDFGMSHARDLPLDIHRGTRMGTPHFMAPEQFRGLRGEPRSDLYSAGVLLFDCLAGHPPYEDAMGWLAGLHDQRAPLPGPGALHPLMLASLQREPQDRPESAQAMLGWLSQVAGSLGVDLDAHGDPTPNS; this is encoded by the coding sequence ATGGCGGACGTGCAGATTATATCGGCTGTTCAGCCCCTTGAGGACACTGTGCTGGTGTCCCGCCATGGGGGCGTGGTCGCCGAGCGGGCCCGTTGGCAGGGCCAGGATGTCTTTGTCAAAACACTTGAGTCCAGGGACATAGCCACGGCCAGGCGGTTCGAACATGAAGGGGCCGTGGCCTCGCGCCTGAATCATCCCCAGCTGGCGGCGCTGCTGGCCCGCTCACCCACGCAGCTTCTGTTTTCCTGGATCGAGGGCTGCACGCTGCGTGAACGGGTCGAGCAGGGCCCACTGGCGGTGCCGGAAGCCCTGCGGATCACGGCCGGCGTCCTGCGTGGCCTGTGCGAACTGCATATGTATGGAATCACCCACCAGGACTTGAAGCCTGAAAACGTGATTGTAGCTGCAAGCAGGCCGGAGGCCGCTGCGGTGCGCCTGATTGATTTCGGGATGAGCCACGCCCGCGACCTGCCGCTGGATATTCACCGGGGCACCCGCATGGGCACGCCGCATTTCATGGCGCCGGAACAGTTCCGCGGACTGCGGGGAGAGCCGCGCAGCGACCTGTATTCGGCGGGCGTCCTGCTGTTCGACTGTCTGGCAGGACATCCGCCCTACGAGGACGCCATGGGATGGCTGGCGGGGCTCCATGACCAGCGGGCACCGTTGCCTGGCCCCGGGGCGCTGCATCCTCTGATGCTGGCCTCGCTGCAGCGCGAGCCTCAGGACCGCCCGGAGAGTGCGCAGGCCATGCTTGGGTGGCTGTCGCAGGTGGCGGGCAGCCTGGGCGTGGATCTGGACGCCCATGGTGACCCGACCCCGAACAGCTGA
- a CDS encoding GMC family oxidoreductase: MTAADMIIVGAGSAGCVLARRLLDAGLKVLLLEAGGRDSSPLIRAPGAFSRLFRSRHDWAFETTPQRHAHGRRLYWPRGKVLGGSSAINATIWIRGSRQDFDGWGDGWTWNDVLPAFRALERYHGLPDPARGTAGELPVGSRTASHELSHAFVHSAAQALGVPEVGTFNSGTLQGAGLLESNHWRGERVSAFQAFLRPVLHHPNLTVLTGARALELLWTGSRVRGVRLRWQGRTIDAPAGGVVLSAGAVQTPQLLMLSGVGPRAVLERHGLRVQVHLPGVGEGLQDHLAVPVIFSSSRPSLEAMPEAEAALRYLWNRSGPLSSNVAEACAFWNSAGGADPCVEPDTQFLFGPAYFRDHGLRREPGHHFSVGPVLVAPYSRGRITLASDNPLVAPVIDPGYLSDDRDLCRLIAGVRQARVIAQAAPLAHSCRHEVLPGTDAQDDPALEAFVREECSTLYHPVGTAALGEGDHTVVNRDLAVHGTQGLWVADASVMPQVIRANTNATSMMIGERAAELITRSTT, encoded by the coding sequence ATGACAGCTGCGGACATGATCATCGTGGGCGCCGGATCGGCCGGGTGTGTGCTGGCCCGCCGGCTGCTTGACGCGGGGCTGAAAGTGCTGCTACTGGAGGCTGGCGGGCGCGACAGCAGTCCCCTGATCCGGGCACCGGGTGCGTTTTCGCGGCTGTTTCGCAGCCGTCACGACTGGGCGTTCGAGACCACCCCGCAACGCCATGCCCATGGCCGGAGGCTGTACTGGCCGCGGGGCAAGGTGCTGGGCGGCAGCAGCGCCATCAACGCGACCATCTGGATCCGTGGCTCACGTCAGGACTTCGACGGCTGGGGTGACGGGTGGACCTGGAACGATGTACTGCCAGCATTCCGCGCGCTGGAGCGCTACCACGGTCTGCCGGACCCGGCGCGTGGCACGGCGGGTGAACTGCCGGTCGGATCCCGCACCGCGTCGCACGAACTGTCTCACGCCTTCGTCCACTCGGCCGCGCAGGCTCTCGGGGTTCCGGAAGTCGGCACCTTCAACTCCGGGACACTCCAGGGTGCCGGTCTGCTGGAAAGCAACCACTGGCGCGGTGAGCGGGTCAGCGCGTTCCAGGCCTTCCTGCGCCCGGTGCTGCATCATCCCAACCTGACGGTCCTGACCGGTGCGCGCGCCCTGGAACTGCTGTGGACCGGTTCCCGGGTCCGGGGCGTGCGCCTGCGCTGGCAGGGCCGGACCATCGACGCTCCGGCCGGAGGTGTGGTCCTGAGCGCAGGGGCGGTCCAGACCCCGCAGCTGCTGATGCTTTCGGGAGTGGGACCGCGCGCGGTCCTGGAGCGTCACGGACTCCGCGTGCAGGTGCACCTGCCGGGCGTTGGCGAAGGGCTGCAGGATCATTTGGCTGTCCCGGTGATCTTCAGTTCCAGCCGCCCTTCCCTGGAAGCCATGCCTGAAGCCGAGGCTGCGCTGCGGTATCTATGGAACCGCAGTGGCCCGCTCAGCAGCAACGTGGCCGAAGCCTGTGCCTTCTGGAACTCAGCGGGTGGGGCTGACCCTTGCGTAGAACCTGATACCCAGTTCCTGTTCGGACCCGCATACTTCCGCGACCATGGCTTGCGCCGCGAACCGGGTCACCACTTTTCGGTCGGTCCTGTTCTGGTCGCTCCGTACAGCCGGGGCCGCATTACCCTGGCGTCGGATAACCCGCTGGTCGCCCCAGTGATTGACCCCGGGTACCTGAGTGATGACCGGGATCTATGCCGGCTGATCGCCGGTGTCCGGCAGGCTCGCGTGATTGCACAGGCAGCCCCGCTGGCCCACTCCTGCCGGCACGAGGTTCTTCCTGGAACCGACGCTCAGGACGACCCCGCATTGGAGGCCTTCGTGCGCGAGGAGTGCTCGACCCTCTATCACCCGGTGGGCACCGCTGCTCTGGGTGAGGGCGACCACACTGTCGTGAACCGGGACCTCGCGGTCCACGGGACCCAGGGCCTGTGGGTCGCGGACGCCAGTGTCATGCCTCAGGTCATCCGGGCCAATACCAATGCGACCAGCATGATGATCGGGGAGCGTGCTGCAGAGTTGATTACCAGATCAACAACGTGA
- the argJ gene encoding bifunctional glutamate N-acetyltransferase/amino-acid acetyltransferase ArgJ, whose amino-acid sequence MTELQLPTGFRAAALAAGIKPSGRTDLSTVASDADCTWAFAGTRSTTAAACVTRNRDLYGEGGPVRALLVNAGNANAATGTRGAADNADMADALGSVLNVPQDGVLTASTGIIGHLLPMDRVLSGIEHLPEDLGGGADLFAQAIMTTDTRPKTASVTLSTGARIVGTAKGSGMIHPDMATMFAFAFTDAQVDQQALRDAFPAIVARTFNAVTVDGDTSTNDMALVLANGQAGPVPLDEFLEALEGVMRNLARQIAADGEGATKLLTVRVSGARSEAEALNAARTCCVSPLLKSAVHGNDPNWGRVIMAVGRSGAAVKVEAMKVSVQGHPVFAGRPLPYDDATVSQSMKVEEVVFEIDLGVGEATGEAWGCDLSAEYVSINADYTT is encoded by the coding sequence ATGACCGAGCTTCAGCTTCCCACCGGTTTTCGCGCGGCGGCCCTTGCGGCCGGGATCAAGCCCAGCGGCAGGACCGACCTGAGCACTGTGGCGTCCGACGCCGACTGCACCTGGGCCTTCGCGGGCACCCGCAGCACCACTGCGGCTGCCTGCGTGACCCGCAACCGCGACCTGTATGGTGAGGGCGGGCCGGTGCGTGCGCTGCTGGTCAATGCCGGCAACGCCAACGCCGCGACCGGTACCCGTGGTGCGGCCGACAACGCCGATATGGCCGACGCGCTGGGCAGCGTACTCAACGTGCCTCAGGACGGTGTGCTGACCGCCAGCACCGGTATCATCGGGCACCTGCTGCCCATGGACCGGGTGCTCAGCGGTATCGAGCACCTACCCGAGGACCTGGGAGGGGGCGCTGACCTGTTCGCGCAGGCCATCATGACCACCGATACCCGCCCCAAGACGGCCTCGGTGACCCTCAGCACAGGTGCGCGCATCGTGGGGACAGCCAAGGGCAGCGGCATGATTCATCCCGATATGGCGACCATGTTCGCGTTTGCCTTCACTGACGCTCAGGTCGACCAGCAGGCGCTGCGCGATGCGTTTCCGGCCATCGTCGCCCGCACGTTCAATGCCGTCACAGTGGACGGAGACACCAGCACGAACGATATGGCCCTGGTGCTGGCCAATGGTCAGGCTGGACCGGTCCCTCTGGACGAATTCCTTGAAGCGCTTGAGGGTGTCATGCGTAACCTGGCCCGCCAGATTGCCGCCGATGGGGAAGGAGCGACCAAACTTCTGACGGTGCGCGTGTCGGGCGCCCGGAGCGAGGCCGAAGCCCTGAACGCCGCCCGGACGTGCTGCGTCAGTCCGCTGCTGAAAAGCGCCGTGCATGGCAACGACCCCAACTGGGGCCGCGTCATCATGGCGGTGGGTCGCAGCGGGGCAGCCGTGAAGGTCGAGGCCATGAAAGTCAGCGTGCAGGGCCACCCGGTCTTTGCGGGAAGGCCGCTACCCTACGACGACGCTACCGTCAGCCAGAGCATGAAGGTCGAAGAGGTTGTGTTCGAGATTGACCTGGGCGTGGGTGAGGCCACGGGAGAGGCCTGGGGCTGTGACCTGAGTGCCGAGTATGTGAGCATCAACGCCGACTACACGACCTGA
- a CDS encoding shikimate dehydrogenase encodes MPAPYDTPLALIGYPPDAARALRGLGLLALSVATDNLGATLEACRSLHFTGAIVHPTLESHLPDVSTPDAEARRVGRVDALAFAGGTHGIFALADALGDAVTDSGYATRGAGALLIGLDAVDLTLALPLARLGFSNMGVAAETLPEAERAARHLPAGVRTFPVSRRDAALATLAERADLIVLTGGPLPAGLLQPYHTLADLTGHAVVGTSGATSLDLSTLPARRLARQLEHATGQRFHAQDLSELAAQLH; translated from the coding sequence ATGCCTGCACCCTATGACACCCCGCTCGCCCTGATCGGTTACCCGCCTGACGCCGCGCGTGCCCTGCGGGGGCTGGGTCTGCTGGCTTTGAGTGTGGCGACCGACAACCTGGGAGCCACACTGGAGGCCTGTCGGTCGCTGCACTTTACCGGAGCTATCGTGCACCCTACCCTGGAGTCGCACCTGCCCGATGTCAGCACCCCGGATGCGGAAGCGCGGCGGGTGGGCCGGGTGGACGCCCTGGCCTTTGCAGGGGGGACCCATGGCATTTTTGCTCTGGCGGACGCTCTGGGTGACGCAGTGACGGACAGTGGCTATGCCACGCGTGGGGCCGGCGCCCTGTTGATTGGTCTGGACGCAGTGGATCTCACGCTGGCGCTTCCGCTGGCGCGGCTGGGCTTTTCAAACATGGGAGTGGCCGCCGAGACGCTTCCGGAAGCGGAACGCGCGGCCCGTCATCTCCCTGCTGGCGTGCGGACGTTTCCGGTCAGCCGCCGTGACGCGGCCCTGGCGACTCTCGCGGAGAGGGCGGATCTGATCGTGCTGACCGGCGGACCGCTGCCCGCTGGCCTGCTCCAGCCTTATCACACGCTGGCAGACCTGACCGGACACGCCGTGGTCGGCACCTCGGGGGCCACCTCGCTGGACCTGTCAACCCTGCCCGCCCGCCGGCTGGCCCGGCAGTTAGAACACGCGACCGGGCAACGCTTTCACGCACAGGATCTGTCCGAACTCGCCGCGCAACTGCATTGA
- a CDS encoding alpha/beta hydrolase, translating into MTVAPRFSVRPAAALIAASLLLASCGTGNVPVAETRPHDARTFKPVTPTLASVAGATLYQGTYAGLKGQAGYQIEVPNNWNGTLVMYAHGYRGTGENLTVDPPSIRAYLLSQGYAWAASSYSTNYYDVQAGVEDTNALALAFPTLTGGKHAKPGKYLIMGFSMGGHVAGAAVEKETLSTARNKVNYAASLPLCGVMDEEYEFQWLGDYTMAAAQLAGQGTRTFPQADYQTRLAAIKAALFTETEGTHWTENEGQGARLRELARRLTGGDRPVFELGFRLAGTQNAVFSTGGSDGTVNGILNKSMYGNVGVTYRWTSGATPTAEELAFNSALPRVFASVGANQARADGLRWIPRVNGEFSVPVLTLHTLGDFYVPFAHQQKYRMAAQANGNADRLVQRAIRAAGHCEFTGPELIQAFNDLVVWEKTGVKPAGDDVLTPATVADRNYGCRFTRGVRPGVEACPTQP; encoded by the coding sequence ATGACTGTTGCACCACGCTTTTCTGTTCGTCCCGCTGCGGCCTTGATCGCGGCAAGTCTGCTTCTGGCCAGTTGCGGGACCGGTAACGTTCCTGTGGCCGAGACCCGCCCGCACGACGCCCGCACTTTCAAACCCGTGACGCCGACGCTGGCGTCTGTGGCGGGCGCGACGTTATATCAGGGTACCTATGCTGGGCTTAAAGGTCAGGCGGGTTACCAGATTGAGGTGCCCAACAACTGGAACGGCACCCTGGTCATGTACGCTCATGGTTACAGAGGGACCGGTGAGAACCTGACCGTCGACCCACCCTCGATCCGGGCCTACCTGCTCAGCCAGGGCTACGCCTGGGCAGCGAGCAGTTACTCGACCAACTACTACGACGTGCAGGCCGGAGTGGAAGACACCAACGCGCTGGCTCTGGCGTTTCCCACCCTGACCGGTGGTAAGCATGCCAAGCCGGGCAAGTATCTGATCATGGGTTTCTCCATGGGCGGCCACGTCGCGGGTGCAGCGGTCGAAAAAGAGACACTGAGTACCGCACGTAACAAGGTGAACTATGCTGCCTCCTTGCCCCTGTGCGGTGTGATGGACGAGGAGTACGAGTTCCAGTGGTTGGGCGACTACACCATGGCCGCAGCACAGCTGGCCGGTCAGGGCACAAGGACCTTCCCCCAGGCCGACTACCAGACCCGCCTGGCAGCCATCAAGGCGGCGCTGTTCACTGAAACTGAAGGCACCCACTGGACCGAGAACGAGGGGCAGGGTGCCAGATTGCGCGAACTGGCCCGGCGTCTGACGGGTGGTGACCGACCGGTGTTTGAACTGGGCTTCCGATTGGCTGGAACGCAGAATGCTGTGTTCAGCACGGGAGGCTCGGACGGCACGGTCAACGGCATCCTGAACAAGTCCATGTACGGGAATGTCGGCGTGACCTACCGCTGGACCAGCGGAGCGACCCCGACCGCTGAGGAGCTTGCATTCAACTCAGCTCTTCCGCGCGTCTTCGCGTCTGTCGGGGCCAACCAGGCCCGCGCTGATGGTTTGCGCTGGATTCCCCGCGTGAACGGTGAGTTCAGCGTGCCGGTGCTCACGCTGCATACCCTGGGAGATTTCTACGTCCCGTTCGCTCATCAGCAGAAATACCGGATGGCGGCGCAGGCCAATGGCAACGCTGACCGTCTGGTCCAGCGGGCTATCCGCGCCGCTGGGCACTGTGAATTCACTGGCCCCGAACTGATCCAGGCGTTCAACGATCTGGTGGTCTGGGAGAAAACTGGAGTGAAGCCTGCGGGTGACGATGTTCTGACTCCAGCGACGGTGGCAGACCGCAATTACGGCTGCCGCTTTACACGTGGAGTCCGCCCTGGAGTCGAGGCCTGCCCGACCCAACCCTGA
- a CDS encoding ABC transporter permease translates to MTTISPTLTKPRRSQSVFWRRFRRSTPGKVGAVIVALFVLLAILAPVLKPYDPTTDRNYRMNLKPPSVAALWNKEVAETYRDPVTGKVDIWAAPFGTDNLGRGIAIRVMHGAQLSLKVGVVSTVLALVVGSLLGVFAGFFGGWLDNALGYFSDVMLAFPGILLAIGFASIFNASDPPPAIALMDRLFALNSPQLVTAMLAVSLVQVPVYLRLARSVVLSVREREFVQAAGALGASQGRTIFRHVLPNSLSPLIVQGALSIATATIEVAALGFLGIGAQPPMPEWGTMISDSRQYYIDAPWTMLFPGLAIFLTVLGFNLLGDGLRDVLDPRSTQ, encoded by the coding sequence GTGACGACCATCTCCCCCACCCTGACCAAACCCCGCCGCTCCCAGAGTGTCTTCTGGCGCCGCTTCCGCCGCAGCACCCCGGGCAAGGTCGGCGCTGTCATCGTGGCGCTGTTCGTGCTGCTGGCGATTCTGGCCCCGGTCCTCAAGCCCTACGATCCCACCACCGACCGTAACTACCGCATGAACCTCAAGCCGCCCAGCGTCGCGGCGCTGTGGAATAAGGAGGTGGCCGAGACCTACAGGGACCCGGTCACCGGCAAAGTCGACATCTGGGCCGCACCGTTCGGAACTGACAACCTGGGCCGTGGTATCGCCATCCGGGTGATGCACGGCGCCCAGCTGAGTTTGAAGGTCGGGGTCGTCAGCACGGTGCTGGCCCTGGTCGTGGGTTCACTGCTGGGTGTCTTCGCCGGATTCTTTGGCGGCTGGCTGGACAATGCGCTGGGATACTTCTCGGACGTCATGCTGGCGTTTCCAGGAATTCTGCTGGCTATTGGCTTTGCCAGCATTTTCAACGCCAGTGACCCGCCGCCCGCCATAGCCCTGATGGACCGGCTGTTTGCTCTGAACAGTCCGCAGCTGGTGACCGCCATGCTGGCAGTGTCGCTGGTGCAGGTTCCCGTGTACCTGCGCCTGGCCCGTTCGGTGGTACTCAGCGTGCGCGAGCGGGAGTTCGTGCAGGCAGCCGGAGCCCTGGGCGCCTCCCAGGGCCGCACCATTTTCCGGCACGTCCTGCCCAACAGCCTCTCGCCGCTGATTGTGCAGGGAGCACTGAGCATCGCCACCGCGACCATCGAGGTGGCGGCCCTGGGCTTCCTTGGCATCGGGGCTCAGCCGCCCATGCCGGAATGGGGCACCATGATCAGCGACTCGCGTCAGTACTACATCGACGCGCCGTGGACCATGCTGTTTCCGGGGCTGGCCATCTTCCTGACGGTGCTGGGCTTTAACCTGCTAGGTGATGGCCTGCGTGACGTCCTGGACCCGCGCAGTACCCAGTAA
- a CDS encoding ABC transporter permease: MGSYLIRRLLRTLVVMLGISLVVFVFVRSIPGDPATALLGERATPAAAAALREQLGLNKPWFFNPDNPLDAQYPKYIQALLQGDLGSGIKSNIPVWDELRSRFPATAELSLAALAFALLIGLPAGIIAALRRNSMWDNLATTISLVGVSMPVFWLGLLLSYYFAVKLGWLPPSARLGNESTLEPLTGFYVLDALLRGQPAAAWDAVRHLILPAIALGSIPLAIIARITRSSMLDVLGQDYVRTARAKGLTGRSVTLKHALRNAMLPVVTVIGLQAGALLGGAVLTETIFSWPGIGSWVYEAISQRDYPVIQGGVIFAALVVSLVNLLVDLSYAALDPRIQYR, encoded by the coding sequence TTGGGCAGTTATCTGATCCGGCGCCTGTTGAGGACCCTGGTGGTCATGCTGGGCATCAGCCTGGTGGTGTTCGTGTTCGTGCGATCGATTCCCGGTGACCCCGCCACCGCACTGCTGGGTGAGCGCGCCACCCCCGCAGCCGCTGCCGCCCTGCGCGAGCAGCTGGGCCTGAACAAACCGTGGTTCTTCAACCCGGACAATCCGCTTGACGCCCAGTACCCCAAGTACATCCAGGCCCTGCTGCAGGGTGATCTGGGCAGCGGCATCAAGAGCAATATCCCGGTATGGGACGAGTTGCGCTCCCGCTTTCCGGCCACGGCAGAGCTGAGCCTGGCGGCCCTGGCCTTCGCCCTCCTGATCGGCCTGCCCGCGGGCATCATCGCGGCGTTGCGGCGCAACAGTATGTGGGACAACCTGGCCACCACCATCAGTCTGGTGGGGGTCAGCATGCCGGTGTTCTGGCTGGGCCTGCTGCTCTCATACTACTTTGCGGTGAAGCTGGGCTGGCTGCCTCCGAGCGCCCGACTGGGCAACGAATCCACGCTAGAGCCGCTCACTGGATTTTATGTCCTTGATGCCCTGCTGCGTGGACAACCAGCGGCGGCCTGGGACGCCGTGCGCCACCTGATCCTGCCGGCCATCGCGCTGGGCAGCATCCCGCTGGCGATCATCGCGCGGATTACCCGTAGCAGCATGCTGGACGTGCTGGGGCAGGACTACGTGCGTACCGCCCGAGCCAAGGGCCTGACCGGGCGCAGCGTCACCCTGAAACATGCGCTGCGCAACGCGATGCTGCCCGTGGTCACCGTGATCGGGCTACAGGCCGGGGCCCTGCTGGGTGGCGCTGTCCTGACGGAAACCATTTTCTCGTGGCCGGGCATCGGGTCATGGGTATATGAGGCCATCAGCCAGCGTGACTACCCCGTGATCCAGGGTGGCGTGATTTTCGCCGCACTGGTGGTCAGCCTCGTGAACCTGCTGGTTGACCTCAGCTACGCCGCACTTGACCCGCGCATTCAGTACAGGTGA
- a CDS encoding ABC transporter substrate-binding protein: MKKVLLTALLATLPSATAATLVYGANGDPVSLEPGNITDGISILVQRQVYDTLVHFKDGTTDTEPGLATSWKSNANATQWTFTLRKNVKFHDGTPFNADAVVFNVSRWWDKSHPYGFRDQGRTFEIVGDLLGGYKGDATAVIKNIVKVNDSTVRFDLNKSSSVFPDVIGSGYFGIASPTAIRKDGAKYGTPASKPIGTGPFIFQSWRTGDRVTLTPNKNYWGPKARVDSLVIRAIKDASQRLNELKAGTIDFTSDLTPDSLRAVTADRNLVAIKKPSFNVGFVTMNNKNQYLKNDKVRQAISMAINKKEIAQAFWNGLGISNASFVPPVLAWSNSKNVPADYKYDPAAAKKMLADAGYPNGFTIDLWYMPVSRPYFPTPKPIAEAIAADLSAIGVKVNLKTEDWAKYLEDRNKEPGFDMYMIGWTGDYGDPDNFYGAYYGPNGSSDINWNPPELQTLLEKGRAAVGKAEKAKIYSQIHEITYKAAYRVPMVHSNPLAARRTYVKGWAPSPLGSEAFNKISLIGKK, translated from the coding sequence ATGAAGAAAGTGCTTCTTACCGCCCTGCTCGCCACCCTTCCCTCGGCCACCGCCGCCACCCTGGTGTACGGCGCCAACGGCGACCCCGTAAGCCTGGAACCCGGCAACATTACCGACGGCATCAGCATTCTGGTTCAGCGTCAGGTCTATGACACCCTGGTGCACTTCAAGGACGGCACCACCGACACCGAACCCGGCCTGGCCACCAGCTGGAAGAGCAACGCCAACGCCACCCAGTGGACCTTCACCCTGCGCAAGAATGTCAAGTTCCACGACGGTACGCCTTTCAACGCCGACGCCGTGGTCTTCAACGTCAGTCGCTGGTGGGACAAGTCACATCCCTACGGCTTCCGTGACCAGGGGCGCACCTTCGAGATTGTGGGCGACCTGCTCGGCGGCTACAAGGGTGACGCCACGGCCGTCATCAAGAACATCGTCAAGGTCAACGACTCCACCGTGCGCTTCGACCTCAACAAGTCCAGCAGCGTATTCCCCGACGTGATCGGCTCCGGTTACTTCGGAATTGCCAGCCCCACGGCCATCCGCAAGGACGGCGCCAAGTACGGGACGCCTGCCAGCAAGCCCATCGGTACCGGCCCATTCATCTTCCAGAGCTGGCGTACCGGCGACCGCGTGACGCTCACGCCCAACAAGAACTACTGGGGGCCCAAGGCCCGCGTGGACAGCCTGGTCATTCGTGCCATCAAGGATGCCTCGCAGCGCCTGAACGAACTGAAGGCCGGCACCATCGACTTCACCAGCGACCTCACGCCCGACAGCCTCCGTGCCGTCACTGCTGACCGCAACCTTGTGGCCATCAAGAAACCCAGCTTCAACGTGGGCTTCGTGACCATGAACAACAAGAACCAGTATCTGAAGAACGACAAGGTTCGTCAGGCGATCAGCATGGCCATCAACAAGAAAGAGATTGCACAGGCCTTCTGGAACGGTCTGGGTATCAGCAACGCCAGCTTCGTGCCCCCGGTGCTGGCCTGGTCCAACAGCAAGAATGTGCCGGCCGATTACAAGTACGACCCCGCCGCCGCCAAGAAAATGCTGGCCGACGCCGGTTACCCCAACGGCTTTACCATCGACCTGTGGTACATGCCCGTCAGCCGTCCGTACTTCCCGACCCCCAAACCCATCGCTGAGGCCATTGCTGCCGACCTGAGTGCCATCGGCGTGAAGGTTAACCTGAAGACCGAGGACTGGGCCAAGTACCTGGAAGACCGCAACAAGGAACCCGGCTTTGACATGTACATGATCGGCTGGACCGGTGACTACGGTGACCCGGACAACTTCTACGGTGCCTACTATGGTCCCAACGGCAGCAGCGACATCAACTGGAACCCACCCGAACTCCAGACACTGCTCGAGAAGGGCCGTGCGGCTGTCGGCAAGGCCGAGAAGGCCAAGATCTACTCGCAGATTCACGAGATCACCTACAAGGCCGCCTACCGTGTGCCGATGGTCCACAGCAACCCGCTGGCTGCCCGGCGCACCTATGTGAAGGGCTGGGCACCCAGCCCCCTGGGCAGCGAAGCGTTCAACAAGATCAGCCTGATCGGCAAGAAGTAA